One window of the Populus nigra chromosome 4, ddPopNigr1.1, whole genome shotgun sequence genome contains the following:
- the LOC133692823 gene encoding dehydration-responsive element-binding protein 2D-like, whose amino-acid sequence MGGMSKSIMSGFGEKKQFKKPAQASSRKGCMRGKGGPENALCTYKGVRQRTWGKWVAEIREPNRGARLWLGTYDTSHEAAMAYDAAARKLYGPEAKLNLPDLQVNSSQFPASPANSQVIQMTNQPSHLIQNSSPTSTYSSNIPNMESNEAKPILYNHNPIMSFSNESVDSNGMEVENDANFGRSGDVIKEFWANLNVNMTFNDSIWAEAALSINFPVMDDPGIFASNLMEGSGGDTMQTPWCM is encoded by the coding sequence atggGAGGAATGTCAAAATCAATCATGAGTGGTTTTGGAGAGAAAAAACAGTTCAAGAAGCCTGCGCAGGCTAGCTCTAGGAAAGGGTGCATGAGAGGCAAAGGAGGACCAGAGAACGCTCTCTGCACTTACAAGGGTGTACGCCAGAGAACTTGGGGCAAATGGGTGGCCGAAATTCGGGAGCCCAACCGTGGTGCTCGTCTCTGGCTTGGCACCTATGAcacctcccatgaagctgccatgGCTTACGATGCTGCTGCTCGTAAACTATATGGCCCTGAGGCAAAGCTCAACTTACCTGACTTACAAGTTAATAGTAGCCAGTTTCCAGCCTCTCCTGCCAATTCTCAGGTGATCCAAATGACAAACCAACCCTCTCATCTCATTCAAAATTCTAGTCCTACATCTACATATTCATCAAATATCCCAAATATGGAGTCAAATGAAGCGAAACCAATATTATACAACCATAATCCAATCATGTCTTTCTCTAATGAAAGCGTTGATTCGAATGGAATGGAGGTAGAAAATGACGCAAATTTTGGGCGAAGTGGAGACGTAATCAAAGAATTCTGGGCGAATCTCAACGTGAACATGACTTTCAATGACTCAATTTGGGCAGAGGCGGCATTGTCGATAAATTTTCCAGTGATGGATGATCCCGGAATTTTTGCTAGCAATCTCATGGAAGGATCTGGTGGGGACACAATGCAGACTCCGTGGTGCATGTAA